In Bacteroidota bacterium, the DNA window ACTAAAAGAAAGGGGTGAAAGTGAAATTTTTTAAATTTTTGATAAGTAGAGCATTCTGGGTAAATATTTTAATTTTCCTTGCTATTGTTGTTGTTATTTTTATAAGTATTCAGTTTTTTATGAGCAAATTCACTCATCATGGCGAGTCTCTTACAGTTCCTGATTTTAAAGGATATACGGTACAGCAGTTAGATGAAATTTGTAATGATCGTGGGTTGAGATATTCTATATCCGATTCTATTTATAAAGCTGGAGTTCCTTATTTTACTGTTGTGGAACAATCACCAAAAGCTCATTCAAAAGTAAAACATAACCGAAGAATTTATTTTACCATTAGTTCTGATAAACCACCAAAAGTAAAGTTGCCTAATTTGATGGATGTATCTCTGCGTCAAGCATTGGTGATAATTGAATCGGCAGGATTAAAAGTAGGTGAACTTGAATATGTTCCCGACATTGCACAAAATGTTGTTTTAAGAGTTACTAAAGATGGAAGAGAATTAAAGCAAGGATCTTTTATAAAAAAAGGCTCGGAAATAAATCTTGTTCTTGGTGATGGATTATCTTCTCAAAAAAGAAGAGTTCCCGATTTACGTGAGATGCCTCTTGATGAGGCTGTTTTTGCCCTTAAAGGATTTGGATTTAATATTGGTGCAATAATTTATAATAAAGAAGTTAAAGATAGTTCTGAGGCAATAATTTACAAACAATATCCGTTACCTAATCCTGATGAAAAGCTGGCTCAGGGTGAGGCGATAGATATTTGGCTTACCACCGTTTCGGAAATAGAAAGAATGAATATTAAAAATAATAACAAAGATTTTCAAGACAGTCTTAAAAAAGCAATGGAAAATGAGAAAATCATTATTGAATAATTTTATTACAAAAACACTAATTACTGTATTCCTTTTGTTTAATGTAACAATAAGTGCTGTTGCACAAAAAGAAGAAACAGTTCCTTTAAAATCAAATTATACAATTTCAAAGAATCTGCAAACACATACTTTAATGAGAAGTGGAGAGGCAGATTATGATACCTTAAATCTTGAAAAACCCTTTTTTGATGATTTTTCTTGGTCAAATATTTATCCCGATGATTCTTTGTGGATTGATAAAAATGTTTTTATAAATAATCACATGGCTTTATATCCAATAAGTTGTGGCGTTGCTACTTTTGACGGATTAAATTCTAATGGCATGCCTTACAATCCGGGAGTTATTAACTCAAAAGGGAAAATTGCCGATGAATTAACTTCTGTTCCTTTTGATTTTTCAAATTATAGCAGTAGTGATAATATTTTTTTGAGTTTCTTTTATCAAGCTCAGGGAATTGGCGATATGCCGGAACCTTATGATTCTTTGGTTTTAGAAATTAAACCCGATAGATATTGGGCAGGCTCTGT includes these proteins:
- a CDS encoding PASTA domain-containing protein, which encodes MKFFKFLISRAFWVNILIFLAIVVVIFISIQFFMSKFTHHGESLTVPDFKGYTVQQLDEICNDRGLRYSISDSIYKAGVPYFTVVEQSPKAHSKVKHNRRIYFTISSDKPPKVKLPNLMDVSLRQALVIIESAGLKVGELEYVPDIAQNVVLRVTKDGRELKQGSFIKKGSEINLVLGDGLSSQKRRVPDLREMPLDEAVFALKGFGFNIGAIIYNKEVKDSSEAIIYKQYPLPNPDEKLAQGEAIDIWLTTVSEIERMNIKNNNKDFQDSLKKAMENEKIIIE